From the genome of Spinacia oleracea cultivar Varoflay chromosome 2, BTI_SOV_V1, whole genome shotgun sequence, one region includes:
- the LOC130467312 gene encoding uncharacterized protein, translating into MGDLMKRQFNVLDLSGHNFLEWTVDAQMNLKAQGLDHTIKDIMVPGTTEIKTATEQEKAKATGLIRHHLHDSLKTEYLMVENPKELWDSLKEIYGHHKRVLLPKAQFDWTNLRFQDFKCVSEYNSTLFKIVSLLRYCDQAVTEDQMIEKTLSTFHANNILLQQQYRERGFKRYSELISLLLVAEQNNDLLLKNHNLRPTGSMGFNEANAVESSNPPEANVAHRGGRGRFNHRGRGRGNHRGRGRGRGRDYLGPRNNNHKGHQQGNQKHTPSKEKDTCFRCGMTGHWGKTCRTAKHLVDLYQASIKGKGKVAEANYVDEENPSGPSFDVSDFFNDNPDSGNDLIFGDNSNI; encoded by the coding sequence ATGGGAGATTTGATGAAAAGACAATTCAATGTGCTAGACTTGTCTGGGCACAATTTTCTGGAATGGACTGTTGATGCACAGATGAACTTAAAGGCCCAAGGACTGGATCATACCATAAAAGATATAATGGTTCCAGGCACCACAGAAATCAAAACTGCCACCGAGCAGGAAAAGGCCAAAGCCACAGGCCTCATAAGGCATCATTTACATGATAGCCTGAAAACTGAATATCTGATGGTGGAGAATCCCAAAGAGTTGTGGGATAGTCTTAAAGAAATATATGGACACCATAAAAGGGTGCTCCTGCCAAAGGCTCAATTTGACTGGACTAATCTGAGGTTCCAGGATTTTAAATGTGTTAGTGAATATAATTCCACGTTATTCAAAATTGTATCATTGCTGAGATACTGTGATCAAGCGGTCACAGAAGATCAAATGATAGAGAAAACCCTCTCCACCTTTCATGCGAATAATATTCTATTGCAACAGCAATACCGAGAGAGGGGCTTTAAGAGATATTCTGAGCTGATTTCTCTATTGTTGGTTGCTGAACAGAATAATGATCTTCTGTTAAAGAACCATAATCTTAGACCAACTGGGTCTATGGGATTCAATGAAGCGAATGCCGTTGAAAGCTCAAACCCACCTGAGGCAAATGTTGCCCATAGAGGTGGACGTGGAAGATTTAACCACCGCGGTAGAGGACGCGGAAACCACCGTGGCCGTGGTCGTGGTCGTGGCAGGGATTATCTGGGCCCTAGAAATAATAATCACAAAGGGCATCAACAAGGAAATCAAAAGCACACCCCCTCAAAAGAGAAAGACACATGTTTTAGATGTGGCATGACTGGCCATTGGGGGAAAACATGTCGTACTGCAAAACATTTGGTAGATCTGTACCAAGCCTCCATAAAAGGCAAAGGAAAAGTTGCTGAGGCAAATTATGTAGATGAGGAAAATCCCTCAGGGCCAAGCTTTGATGTATCTGATTTCTTCAATGATAACCCTGACAGTGGCAATGATCTGATATTTGGGGATAATAGTAACATATAA